The Spirochaetaceae bacterium genome segment GCGCCCATCACCTCGATGCGGTCGAATCCGTACACCTGGGCGATCAGGGTGTGGCCGCCGGACAGCAGCAGCCCGATGTAGGGATAGGAGAGGTCGCGTTCCAGGTGCGGGGCGTAGAAGTGCGCCTGCACGTGATCCACCGCGATCATCGGCAGGCCGCGCGCGAGCGCCAGTCCCTTGGCGTAGGACAGGCCCACCAGCAAGGATCCGATCAGCCCGGGGCGGGTGGTAACGGCGAGCGCGTCAATGGCCGCCAGCTCCACGCCGGCGTCGGCGAGGGCGTGTGCCACCACGCCGTCGATCCACTCGACGTGCTTGCGGCTGGCGATCTCCGGGACCACGCCCCGGTAGCGGCGGTGTTCCTCGATCTGGGAGTAGACCACGTTGCTGAGCATCTTCGAGCCGTCGGCAACGACCGCGGCCGCGCACTCGTCGCACGAGGTCTCGATGCCCAGTACCGTCACGGGGTGGCGAGCCCGGTACTGCCACCTTCGCTCGTGGCCGGGAGGTGGGAGATCGTGACCGCGCCGCCGTCGATCGGCACGAGTTCGGACAGCGGCACCACCACGAAACCCTGTTCCTGCAGGTGGGGATACACCTCCAACAGCGCCATTGCGACTTCGCGTACGGAAGAGTGGCCGATCAGCACCGCGTGCCCCTGCCGGCGAGCCACGGCGAGCCCTTGGCGCAGGGCGCTGCGAATGGCGGCGGGATCGCGGTCATGGTCAAGGAACACGTCGCGCGCCATGAACGGCACGCCGTGCTTGGACGCATACACCGCGGCCACGCTGCTTGCGGTAGTGCGGCTGTCGACGAAAAACCGGCCCGTATCGGCGAGGTAGGCCATGACGGCGTCCATGATACGGGCGTCCGCGGTGCCGGCCGATCCCATGTGATTGTTGGTACCCACGGCGCCGCTGATGGATGCGAAGTTGAGTTCGAGCAGCAGGCGAATCTCCACCTCCGAGAGTTCCTCGGAGATCGTGCCGGGCCCCGGATTCTTGCCGCTGATCGCCGCCATCGGCAAGTGCAGGATCACTTCGTGGCCGTGCGCGCGCGCCAGTTCGGCTGCGCGCGCGGAGTGGTGCAACTGCGGCAATACGGCGAACGTCAGCGGTCCGGGGAACTCCAGGTAGGGCTTCAGTTCCTGCAGGTTGTTGCCGGCATCGTCGATCACGATGGCAAGCTTCACCTCCGCGCCGGGCGTGCGCGGCGGTTGGGCTGCCGGAGCGGGTTCAGGGCCGGGCGCCTGCGCGCCGTCCGGCGGATGATCGGCGCCGTACGACTCGGCGCCCGAGGTTTCGTGGTCGGGTATCGTGCCGAGGTATGGAGGAGGCTCCAACCCGGCGGCCGGGATCTTCAGGCGTTCGATGAGGTTCGGGAGCGGGCGTGCCGGTTCGGCACCGGGCCCGGAGTTGTCGTAGGCGGGCGGGCGCAGCACCAGGCCGACGAGGACGCCGGTCAGCACCACAATCATCGTGACCAGCGCGACGACCAGACGCGCCTGCGGCACCTGCTGTGCCCTTCTCTGCGTGCTCACCGTGCCGCTGCTTCCTGTAGCCGGGACGATATTCGCTTCACGTGACCGTACACGTATCCTTTATCGGTAGCGGCGCGAGGGCTCATGACCGGGACGCGCGTGCCGCCTGCTCCGGTGTCGCGCCGGCGGTGCCGTGCGGTGCCGTGCGGCGCCGCCGCGCACGTTGACCGGTGCGCCGGGCCGGCGGCACACTGATCGTGCCATGTGCGGCCGCTACGCGCTCTACGCGGAAAACGAGGAACTGATCGATGCGTTCTCGGTGGTGGCGGACGCCGCTACCCCGGCGACCGAGCCACGCTACAACATCGCGCCGACGCAGGAGGTACCGGTAGTGATGCGTCCCACCGGCGCACGCCGCGCCGGACCGCGCCGCCTGCGCATGGCGCGTTGGGGGCTGGTGCCGCC includes the following:
- a CDS encoding divergent polysaccharide deacetylase family protein produces the protein MSTQRRAQQVPQARLVVALVTMIVVLTGVLVGLVLRPPAYDNSGPGAEPARPLPNLIERLKIPAAGLEPPPYLGTIPDHETSGAESYGADHPPDGAQAPGPEPAPAAQPPRTPGAEVKLAIVIDDAGNNLQELKPYLEFPGPLTFAVLPQLHHSARAAELARAHGHEVILHLPMAAISGKNPGPGTISEELSEVEIRLLLELNFASISGAVGTNNHMGSAGTADARIMDAVMAYLADTGRFFVDSRTTASSVAAVYASKHGVPFMARDVFLDHDRDPAAIRSALRQGLAVARRQGHAVLIGHSSVREVAMALLEVYPHLQEQGFVVVPLSELVPIDGGAVTISHLPATSEGGSTGLATP